The genomic DNA AATTCTGTCTATTGTTCCGCCAAAAAACATTGATATTGGAGTTACTATTAATAAGGCTAAAAGTGGAGAAGGAACCCACTGAGTTATTTTTCTAGGTGTTAGAAATACTATCCCTAAAGTCATGATTGCTACTCCAATTGCAGCACCATTTGGTTGGAAATTTGAAAAAACAGTAGTTAAAGAGTCGACTACCCCTCCTCTTGTGCTTATTCCAAGTAATGGCCCAATTTGAAGTGCAATGATTATGACACCAATACCAGACATGAATCCTGATACAACAGAATATGGTACTAAAGTAATGTATTTACCTAGTTTTAGAATTCCGAATAATATTTGAAGTAACCCCCCAATTACCACTGCTGCCATTACTAAAGGTAAAATTTGTTTTGCAGATAGATCTGTTGGAACTCCTACTGCTGCTAAACCTGCCACTACACCAGCAACAGTGACACTCATAGGACCGGTAGGCCCACTAACTTGAGCAGGCGTTCCGCCAAATAAAGCTGCTAAAAAACCAACTACAACTGCCCCATATAGTCCATAAATTGCCCCACCAGGGCCTAACGCAGCGTTACCAAAAGCAAGAGCAAGTGGCAAAGCTACAACTGCCGCGGTGATTCCTCCAAGAATATCGCCTCTAATATTGTTTAGATGAAATCCATTAATTATTTTCAAAGATACTCTCCTTAAATAAATTCATTAACTCAAAGATTTTATCTCTTTATGTAGTAAATTTGTAAAAAATTAAGTTTCTAAAGAAAATCTTTGTAACTTTTCAATTCTCCTCTATTCAGAGTAATTAAGTTAATTTTCCTGAACAAAAGGAGACTCTGATTGATTTATATGCGATGTAAGCGATTAATGTATTAGATAAATATTTTCAACTTAAATAATATTCAAATGAATTCGATTATTCGCCCAAGAAGATTAAGAAGGACTGAGGCAATTAGAGAAATGGTAAGAGAAAACCATTTAATGCCTTCGGACTTTATATATCCATTATTTATTCATGAAAAAGATTTTAAAGAGGAAATTTCGGCAATGCCAGGAACTTTTAGATGGGATATGAATGGTTTAATAAAGGAGGTTACTAGGGCATGGGAATTGGGAATAAGGTGTGTGGTTCTTTTTCCAAAAATAAATGATAGCTTAAAGACTGAAGATGGAGCAGAGTGTTTTAACGAAGACGGTTTAATACCTAAAGTTATTCGAATATTAAAAAAAGAGATTCCAGAAATGGCAATAATGACAGATGTTGCCTTGGACCCATACTCTTGTGATGGACATGATGGATTAGTTGATGAAACTGGAAAAATATTGAATGATGAAACAATCGAAATTTTAAAAAAACAAGCTTTAACACAAGCTAGAGCTGGAGCAGATTTTATTGGCCCTAGTGACATGATGGATGGGAGAGTTGGAGCAATTAGAACCGCTCTTGATAGTCAAGGATTTAGTGATGTAGGTATTATTAGTTATACAGCTAAATATTCATCTGCTTATTATGGTCCATTTAGAACTGCTTTAGATTCGGCTCCTAGAAAAAATAGTAAAAAAATAATTCCAGATAATAAGTCTACATATCAAATGGACCCTGCCAATTCAAAAGAGGCTTTAATTGAATCTGCATTGGATCAGTATGAAGGAGCTGATATTTTGATGGTAAAACCTGGAATTTCTTATTTGGATATTATTTATAGACTAAGCACCTTTTCAAATAAACCTATAGCTGCATACAACGTTAGTGGGGAGTACTCTATGGTAAAGTCGGCTGCTATGAAAAACTGGATTAATGAAAAAGATATTGTTTTAGAAACGTTGCTTAGTTTTAAAAGAGCAGGAGCAAAATTAATACTCACTTATCATGCCTGTGATGCATCTCAATGGTTGCAGGATACTTAAAAACTCATTATTAACAAAAATTTGGTTTATTCTTAGATTAATAATAAATTCAGCGCTTTGTTTTGAAGTTTTCACAAGGAGTTAATAGAATTGGTCACATCGCACTTAGAGTAGAGAATCTCGAAAGGGCTAAATCTTTTTATATTAAATTGGGTATGAATTTGGTTTGGGATGACAAAGATTGGTGTTATTTGGAAGCTGGTAAAGGGAAAGATGGACTTGCGTTGTTAGGGCCTAGTTATAAAGCTGCAGGACCTCACTTTGCTTTTCATTTTGAAAATAAAAAAGAAGTAGTAAATATTCAAAAAGATTTAAAAAATTCTGGTGTAACGGTTGGTCCTTTACATGAACATAGAGATGGAACAGCATCTTTTTATATGAAGGATACTGAAGGAAATTGGCTCGAGATGCTTTATGTTCCTCCTGAAGGGATTCAATCGAATGTTTGATTCTTTTTTTGTATGCAAGAGAAAAGTCATTCTAAAAAATCATATTTAGAGAAGACCATAGAAGATCAATCTATAAGTCTTTTGGAGTGGGATTCATTAAAAACGCATTTATCCTCATTTGCCTCAACAGAAATGGGTAAACGAGCAATCTTAAGTTTTGAAATCCCTTCAGAATACGAAGTTGCTAAAAGACTTTTGAATGAAACCGTTGAAATAACTGAGCTAGAAAATAATTTAGAAAAATCAATTAGTTTTTCTGGTGTTTGTGACATTAGCAGAAATATTGAGATTTGCTCAAAGGGAGGTGTAATTTTATCTTCTGACTTGTTGGAAATTGCGAAAACAATTTCTGCGGCAAGAAATTTAAAAAAAGTTTTATTAGATTTTGAAAAAATGCCCTATATTTCATCAGTTACAAAAAATTTAATTGATCATCAAAATATCGAAACGATTTTAAAAAATAGTATCGAATCTAATGGAAGGATTTCAGATTATGCTAGTAGTAAATTATCTATTCTCAGAAAAGAATTATTATCTAAGAAACTGGAAAGAAAAATATTAGTTGATAAATTTATTCAAACGAACTTAGCTTATTTGCAAGATACTATTATTGGAGATCGATATGGTAGACCAGTTGTAGCAGTAAAGGTTAATTATATAGATAAATTCAAGGGCATAATTCATGACTCTTCATCTTCAGGAAATACGGTATATTTTGAACCTGATAGTGTCGTCACTAAAGGTAATAAGATTGCATCTTTAGAGGCAAGGGTAACTGCAGAAGAATTTAAATTACTTCAGAAATGGTCTCAAGTTATTAGTGCTAATTCAGAAAATCTCATTGCAATGGCATCTATTTTATTAAGATTAGAAAATGCTTTTACCCGTTCAAGATATTCGAAATGGATTGGAGGTAAAATTCCTATTTTTGAGAAAAATCCCATTATTTCCTTAATTGGTTTTTCTCATCCTTTATTGATTTGGGAAAATAAGAAAAAAGGAGCCCCTCCCCCAGTGGCTATTGATTTTCATATAAATAGAAGTATTAAAGTTGTAGCTATTACAGGACCAAATACTGGAGGTAAAACGGCAGCTTTAAAAGGTTTGGGCTTGTCGTTATTAATGGCTAGAGCAGGATTGTTGATACCCTCAACGAATAATCCAACGATTCCTTTTTGTCCAAATATATATGTTGATATAGGAGATAATCAATCATTAGAAGAAAATTTATCTACCTTCAGTGGGCATATATTACGGATAAAAGAGATTTTAGAATCACTTAATAATAGGAGAGGATTATCAGTTGTTTTGTTAGATGAGATTGGATCTGGTACAGATCCTATTGAAGGTAGTGCTCTTGCGATGGCTTTGTTAAAAGAATTTGCAAAGAAATCTGATATCACTTTAGCAACTACACATTATGGAGATATTAAGGCATTAAAATATAATGATTCCAGATTCGAAAACGTTTCAGTTGCTTTTGATGAGGATTCTTTGAAGCCAAAATATATACTCAACTGGGGTATTCCTGGGAGAAGTAATGCTTTGTCAATCTCGAAGAGAATTGGTCTCGATGAAAGCATAATCAATGAAGCTGCAAATTATTTAAAGCCAAAAGAAGTTGATAATATTAACAGTATTATTAAAGGACTTGAGGAAGAGAGGATCAAACAACAGAATTCTGCAGAAGCGGCTGCAGAACTTATTGCTAGGACTGAAATTTTGCATGATGAACTTAAGAGGAATTATGAATTTCAAAAAATAAATGCTGAAAAAATCCAGGAGATTGAAAGGTATAAATTATCAAAACATATTGTATCTGCTAAAAAAGAGGTAATAGATTTGATTAAAAAATTAAGAGATCAAAATGTTAACGGAGAGGACACGAGAATTATTGGAAAAAGATTAAAGGAAATTGAGACAGAACATTTAACCCAAAAAGTTGAAAAGTCAATATCATGGAATCCTAAAGTAGGCGATTTTGTAAAAATTAAAAGTCTAAATAGTACGGGACAAATTGTAGCTTTAGATAAAAAAGGTGGTTTTTACGAAGTTAAATGTGGTTCATTCAGGAGCACATTGTCTGTAAATGACTTTGAAGGACTTAATGGGCAAAAGCCTAATTTCAAATTGTCAAAAATTGAGATCAAGTCTTCTAGACAAGATTTTTCTTTTTCTAAAATTAGAACTAGTAAAAATACAATTGATGTAAGAGGACTAAGAGTTCACGAAGCTGAAATAATTATTGAGGAGAAGATCAGAAAATTTCATGGACCACTATGGATTGTTCATGGAATTGGAACTGGGAAATTAAAACAAGGCTTAAGAAAATGGTTATCAGCTTTAAATTATGTTGATAAGATTGAAGATGCTGCTATCAATGAGGGTGGACCTGGTTGCAGTATTGCGTGGATAAAATAAAATTTAAAATATTTAAAACCATTTAATTAAGTGTATTAAGTGCAATTTATTGATCAAGCAAACATTATTCTTAAAGCTGGAAAAGGTGGTAATGGAATAGTTTCATTTAGAAGAGAAAAATTCGTTCCTGCTGGAGGACCATCGGGGGGCAATGGTGGCAGAGGGGGGTCAATAATATTGGTGGCTGATAATAATCTTCAAACATTATTAGATTTTAAATTCAAAAGAGAAATAATTGCCGAAGATGGATGCAAAGGTGGTCCCAATAAAAGATCTGGTGCTTCAGGCGAGGATACAATCCTTAAAGTTCCTTGCGGTACAGAAATAAGGGATTTTCAAACCGGCATTATTTTAGGAGACTTAACTAACAACAAACAGACTTTAACTATTGCTATTGGAGGAAGAGGTGGACATGGTAATGCTTATTATTTAAGTAATCAAAATAGAGCCCCAGAATTATTCACTGAAGGTAAAGATGGTGAGATATGGGAGGTTAAATTAGAACTTAAACTCCTCGCAGAGGTAGGGATTATAGGCCTTCCAAATGCAGGGAAAAGTACTTTAATTTCCGTTCTATCATCTGCTCGTCCAAAAATTGCAAACTATCCCTTCACAACTTTAATACCTAACTTAGGTGTAGTTAGAAAAGCAGATGGTAATGGTTGCCTTTTTGCCGATATACCTGGATTAATATCAGGGGCAGCTGATGGAGTAGGTTTAGGGCATGATTTTTTAAGGCATATTCAAAGAACGAAGATACTTTTGCACTTAATTGATTCATTTGCAGAAAATCCTATTCATGATTTTGAGATAATTGAGCAGGAATTAAAAAAATATGGGAAAGGCCTTTTAGATAAAGAGAGGATAATAGTATTAAATAAAATAGAACTTATAGATGATGATTATTTGAAAATAATCACAAAAAAGTTAGAAGATGTATCGAA from Prochlorococcus marinus CUG1416 includes the following:
- the cgtA gene encoding Obg family GTPase CgtA; the protein is MQFIDQANIILKAGKGGNGIVSFRREKFVPAGGPSGGNGGRGGSIILVADNNLQTLLDFKFKREIIAEDGCKGGPNKRSGASGEDTILKVPCGTEIRDFQTGIILGDLTNNKQTLTIAIGGRGGHGNAYYLSNQNRAPELFTEGKDGEIWEVKLELKLLAEVGIIGLPNAGKSTLISVLSSARPKIANYPFTTLIPNLGVVRKADGNGCLFADIPGLISGAADGVGLGHDFLRHIQRTKILLHLIDSFAENPIHDFEIIEQELKKYGKGLLDKERIIVLNKIELIDDDYLKIITKKLEDVSKKKVLVISSSLKKGLSSLLSEVWKRI
- a CDS encoding endonuclease MutS2, yielding MQEKSHSKKSYLEKTIEDQSISLLEWDSLKTHLSSFASTEMGKRAILSFEIPSEYEVAKRLLNETVEITELENNLEKSISFSGVCDISRNIEICSKGGVILSSDLLEIAKTISAARNLKKVLLDFEKMPYISSVTKNLIDHQNIETILKNSIESNGRISDYASSKLSILRKELLSKKLERKILVDKFIQTNLAYLQDTIIGDRYGRPVVAVKVNYIDKFKGIIHDSSSSGNTVYFEPDSVVTKGNKIASLEARVTAEEFKLLQKWSQVISANSENLIAMASILLRLENAFTRSRYSKWIGGKIPIFEKNPIISLIGFSHPLLIWENKKKGAPPPVAIDFHINRSIKVVAITGPNTGGKTAALKGLGLSLLMARAGLLIPSTNNPTIPFCPNIYVDIGDNQSLEENLSTFSGHILRIKEILESLNNRRGLSVVLLDEIGSGTDPIEGSALAMALLKEFAKKSDITLATTHYGDIKALKYNDSRFENVSVAFDEDSLKPKYILNWGIPGRSNALSISKRIGLDESIINEAANYLKPKEVDNINSIIKGLEEERIKQQNSAEAAAELIARTEILHDELKRNYEFQKINAEKIQEIERYKLSKHIVSAKKEVIDLIKKLRDQNVNGEDTRIIGKRLKEIETEHLTQKVEKSISWNPKVGDFVKIKSLNSTGQIVALDKKGGFYEVKCGSFRSTLSVNDFEGLNGQKPNFKLSKIEIKSSRQDFSFSKIRTSKNTIDVRGLRVHEAEIIIEEKIRKFHGPLWIVHGIGTGKLKQGLRKWLSALNYVDKIEDAAINEGGPGCSIAWIK
- the hemB gene encoding porphobilinogen synthase, which encodes MNSIIRPRRLRRTEAIREMVRENHLMPSDFIYPLFIHEKDFKEEISAMPGTFRWDMNGLIKEVTRAWELGIRCVVLFPKINDSLKTEDGAECFNEDGLIPKVIRILKKEIPEMAIMTDVALDPYSCDGHDGLVDETGKILNDETIEILKKQALTQARAGADFIGPSDMMDGRVGAIRTALDSQGFSDVGIISYTAKYSSAYYGPFRTALDSAPRKNSKKIIPDNKSTYQMDPANSKEALIESALDQYEGADILMVKPGISYLDIIYRLSTFSNKPIAAYNVSGEYSMVKSAAMKNWINEKDIVLETLLSFKRAGAKLILTYHACDASQWLQDT
- a CDS encoding VOC family protein is translated as MKFSQGVNRIGHIALRVENLERAKSFYIKLGMNLVWDDKDWCYLEAGKGKDGLALLGPSYKAAGPHFAFHFENKKEVVNIQKDLKNSGVTVGPLHEHRDGTASFYMKDTEGNWLEMLYVPPEGIQSNV